Genomic DNA from Pseudorasbora parva isolate DD20220531a chromosome 17, ASM2467924v1, whole genome shotgun sequence:
tttaaaaatgtaacatgCTTAACACAATTAGTAATACAATATGAAAATGTTAGATATTGTATGCCAAATAAAGTGTTTAGTTGTTTCTGTTATTTCTGACCCTTGGCATGGTTAAGTGTGGTTTGTTGATCGTCATACATTCCAGAATAttttaaacataataaaacTGAGACATCTCTTACAACTGATTTTCAAAATGGCATTTGCTCGATTAATGGATAATATATAGGGATGAACTCATCAGTTCCTGACAGTCAAATGAAAGAAGGCTCCACATATCACAAGCTTATCAATCATTTGCCAGCCTGCTTTTTATAGTTTGTCCCCcatttgcattgtcttgttttcttacaaaaagattacttttgtatttaaatatatttttgtagttAATTTAGTCAATTTAAGGCCTTCAAGAGAGCAAATAGAGAGATAATATTACTCATACATGTACATGTTCACAATATGTATACATACTAGACAGAATATTTGCAGTTTTCACAAACATAGGTGTTGCACAGAGCCTGGTGTCATCTAATGTTTGATAAGAAAGTGCTTAACACAAGGACCCTAACTGTTCCACTTATAGACAGGTGGTTTACATTTGTGTGTCATGCTTCTGGGAACAGATTTATGTATGCTGATGAAGGTTCACATATTTTCAgtgtcaaaatgtattttgctgACACTCTAAACCATTGATAAAACATTGCATATATAAGTGGATTCATACAGGAATTCATGCATAACATCCAGTACATGATGTTAATTATAAGAATATCATTTTCGTCATGTCCAAAAGAAAGAGTAACTATGTAGTATGGCGTCCAGAAAATAAGATAAACCAGTACTACAATCCCTAAGGTTCTTGCAGcctttttttctgatttggCCTTTTTTTCTGTGACTGAATTTAAATGCTTAGCTTGCCGTTTTGCTACAAAGCAGATTTTCACATATAAAGGAATAATTACACAACAAGGTgcaactaaacaaacaaaagcaTCTATTAGTAGATTTTCCAGTGTTACAACAAGTATGCATTCTCCAATACATGTGTGGTTCCTCTCTGGATACAATAAAAATTCATACAAAAGATAAAACGAATAGAGGAAGGAGAATAACCAGTTTACAACAATAGAAACAATAGCTCTGCTGTTATTGACTTTCATTGGATATCGCAGAGGGTCATTCACAGCAATGTATCGATCCAcagatataataatcatattacCAAGAGATGCCACAACAACTACATAAAGAATAAGAGGAAATATTGAGCAAAATATTTCTCCAAAGTACCAGCATGGCTCAATCAGTTTCATTCCCTGCACTGGCATGAGAATCAGTCCTGAGATCAGATCAGCCACTGCCAGAGAGAGGATCAGCACATTGGTGGGAGTGTGGAGCTGCTTGAAGTGCGTGATGGAGATGATCACCAACAGGTTCAGAAACACGGTGAACACTGATGTTACAGCAACAAAAATGTAGACAATAATGTACTCCACTTCAGGTCGGATACTTCTGCTACAAGACAAATTGTTGTTTGGAAAGCAGTattggattgattgattgtccATGTTTGTCACTCCGTTGTTGGATCAACTTTGAAGAGCAGACTCTGTCTGAGGATGCTTGTCAGTTTAGCCCCCTAGTCCTTGTTACTGAAATGACTCAGTTTTATACTTACAGAAAGCACAGTAACCACCCCATTCAACATGAGGTTTAATTATTCATCTCTCAAATCTAACCACCCCTAGTTAAATATTCATAGACCTGATCAATCTGGTCTATACAGTATAGTGGATCGAGTTAATCTTGTTTAGTCTTACATTTCGTCCATGCAAGACAGCATctgtactaataaacagcagGCAAATGCACTACTCTTAGAACAACAAGTTTAAACCATTGCTTTCCATTCCACTCAAAATATGCATATTAACACAAAATCAATTAAAGTTGGAATCTGGATATTTTCATATTTCCAATATAAGACTACCACTACCAGCAATTGATGTCCCTTGAAATCATCTTAttaaagtagcctttaaatattattagaatTTAATGCAAAATAGAATAACTAATTAAGTCAAAATTGAATTATGAGGAAGGAAGTTTCTAGTCTGCCTAGTAAGATCTTGATTAgttggttcaggtgtgtttaaatGGGATTAGAGCTAAACTTTACAGGAGCAGGACTGGACACCCTTGGATTAAGAGAAAATTGACTGAC
This window encodes:
- the LOC137044745 gene encoding trace amine-associated receptor 6-like, which gives rise to SNNGVTNMDNQSIQYCFPNNNLSCSRSIRPEVEYIIVYIFVAVTSVFTVFLNLLVIISITHFKQLHTPTNVLILSLAVADLISGLILMPVQGMKLIEPCWYFGEIFCSIFPLILYVVVVASLGNMIIISVDRYIAVNDPLRYPMKVNNSRAIVSIVVNWLFSFLYSFYLLYEFLLYPERNHTCIGECILVVTLENLLIDAFVCLVAPCCVIIPLYVKICFVAKRQAKHLNSVTEKKAKSEKKAARTLGIVVLVYLIFWTPYYIVTLSFGHDENDILIINIMYWMLCMNSCMNPLIYAMFYQWFRVSAKYILTLKICEPSSAYINLFPEA